Below is a window of Candidatus Schekmanbacteria bacterium DNA.
TTTTATTATATAAAGATGCCATGCATGGCGGCAGCTGTAGTTGACAATCTCAGGAAGAGTTACAGTTTCACAGTTTTTTAGTTCTTTTGTATAAATTTCTGCAAGATATTTGCGTCTTGAAATAAATTGGTCAAGTTTTTTAATTTGATGTATTCCAAGTGCCGCCTGAATATCAAGCATATTGTATTTGAATCCCGGCATATGAAGTTTGTATTCAGCTTTGCCTCCCTGCGAGTATCGCTTCCATGCGCTGGAAGTAATGCCGTGAAATCGCAACAAACTGATTTTTTCTCCTATAGATTTTTTTGAGAAAACAACAGCTCCTCCTTCACCTGTTGTTATATTTTTCAACGGATGAAAACTGAATACTGCAGCATCACTTTTTAATGAACCAATTTTTTTGCCTTTGTATTCCGTGCCTATTGCATGGGCGGCATCTTCAATTACGAAAATTCCTCTTTTCTTCGCAACTGAAAGAATCATATCCATATCACAGGGCTGACCGGCAAAATGTACCGGCATTATTGCTTTGGTGCGTTTTGTGATTTTTGACTCGATTTCCTCTTCGCAGATATTCATTGTGCCAAAATTAATATCAACAAATACCGGTTTTGCCCCAGTATGCTCGATGACATTCACTGTTGCGGCAAAAGTCATAGGAGTAGTTATTACTTCATCACCTTTTCCAATGCCAAGTGAAAGCAATGAAGTATGAAGGCCTGCGGTGCCTGAATTTACAGCAAGACAGTGTTTTGCTCCTGTGTACTCCTTAATTCTTTTTTCAAACTCTATTACCTTAGGTCCTGTGGTAATCCAGCCAGATTTAAGTGAATTGCTTACTTCCTTGATTTCTTCCGCATTGATTGTCGGCTTTGAAAGCGGAAGAAAATCCCTGCGTTTTTTAAAAGATACTTTACTCAATTTTCTTTTGCTTCCTTTATAT
It encodes the following:
- a CDS encoding DegT/DnrJ/EryC1/StrS family aminotransferase; this encodes MSKVSFKKRRDFLPLSKPTINAEEIKEVSNSLKSGWITTGPKVIEFEKRIKEYTGAKHCLAVNSGTAGLHTSLLSLGIGKGDEVITTPMTFAATVNVIEHTGAKPVFVDINFGTMNICEEEIESKITKRTKAIMPVHFAGQPCDMDMILSVAKKRGIFVIEDAAHAIGTEYKGKKIGSLKSDAAVFSFHPLKNITTGEGGAVVFSKKSIGEKISLLRFHGITSSAWKRYSQGGKAEYKLHMPGFKYNMLDIQAALGIHQIKKLDQFISRRKYLAEIYTKELKNCETVTLPEIVNYSCRHAWHLYIIKLNLEMLKISRMQFIEELKKLNIGTGIHFQPIHIQPYYQKKYGLRKSDYPTAAKVGERILSLPLFPLMKESDIKYVCNAIKYISKKFRR